From Chaetodon trifascialis isolate fChaTrf1 chromosome 1, fChaTrf1.hap1, whole genome shotgun sequence, one genomic window encodes:
- the trpm7 gene encoding transient receptor potential cation channel subfamily M member 7 isoform X3, whose amino-acid sequence MSQKPWIESTFTKRECVYILPVSKDPHRCLPGCQICQQLVRCCCGRLVRQHVGFTASLATKYSDMKLGENPSLSMPAVEEWSVEKHTEASPCDAYGVINFQGGSHSYRAKYVRLSYDTRPESILRLMLKEWHMELPKILISVHGGVQNFELHPRIKQVVGKGLIKAAVTTGAWILTGGVNTGVAKHVGDALKEHCSRSSKKICTIGIAPWGVIENRNDLIGRDIIAPYQTLLNPLSKLNVLNNLHSHFLLVDDGTVGRYGAEVNLRRDLEKHINLQRIHARIGQGVPVVALIFEGGPNVILTVLEYLQESPPVPVVVCEGTGRAADILAYVHKQTEEGGGLPDGVETDIIATIKKTFNFSQSDAIHLFQTLMECMKSKELITVFHISSEEHQDIDVAILRALLKGTNASPFDQLVLTLAWDRVDIAKNHVFVYGQQLLVSSLEQAMLDALVMDRVDFVKLLIENGVSMHRFLTISRLEELYNTKQPTNNPTLLHLVRDVKQSHLPPNYKITLIDIGLVIEYLMGGTYRCNYTRKRFRIIYNNLHGNSRRSGRHTAGPGSHLRKNHESFSMQADKKEKTRHNHFIKTAQPYKPKLESTTEQNKKRSKEEIVDIDDPETRRFPYPFNELLVWAVLMKRQKMSLFFWQHGEENMAKALVACKLCRSMGYEAKKSDVVDDTSEELKEYSNEFGTLAVDLLEQSFRQDETMAMKLLTYELKNWSNSTCLKLAVSSHLRPFVAHTCTQMLLSDMWMGRLNMRKNSWYKVILSILVPPAILLLEYKSKAEMAHIPQSQDDHQMTMEDSEHNFQNIAEDIQMDVFKEARSHDHVETKNDTETHVRSRKLPLTRKIYAFYHAPIVKFWSNTLFYLGFLMFYSYVVLVKMPDWPSPQEWVVILYIFTSAIEKIREMFMSEAGKISQKVKVWFGDYFNVSDFLAIVTFFIGFGLRLGGGPAFVPGRTVYCLNIIFWYVRLLDILAVNQQAGPYVMMIAKMVANMFYIVVIMAIVLLSYGVPRKAILYPDEEPSWTLAKDVVFQPYWMMYGEVYAYEIDVCANNSDTAVKHLCAAGVWLTPLLQAVYLFVQYILMVNLLIAFFNNVYLQVKSISNLVWKYQRYHFIMAYHEKPVLPPPFILLCHIYSLFCMCRKRKKENTYGPKLFLTEEDQKKLHDFEEQCVETYFHEKDDQFHSGSEERIRLTSERVETMCMQLKEVGNKVNFIKRSLHTLDSQIGHLQDLSALTVDTLKTLTAQRASEASKVHNQITRELSLSKNVVPSIAPVATDAGPHSKSSVIGKRSVGAYFGSSFPQTGANMADSLFGFGVGGGAESSRRVGPSPEAGLELDPSLNPALSPERRGLFGLGHFAAEAGSSGSAGSSAFVQSAVAVSPPELRLRGHSLTQSKLTRPQEPGLSDSPSSLPNVPSPGAQFHISSTPSQPSGSSHPELALARLYQQPLQPDSTTVEFGAFVGHKDSVDLQHSTPKDTSTSSRQQSPATPTRTQPQAQPESHGHIRAVNSYAGFTEFDRNPAFLHPDSTLTKKDRSRVSAEDILIHEDPRTAVLERVQVKSAQASSLRAPGEDTLNTAVSLYTPRHTHLGARKDSIGSPFKPMESYQYSAVERNNLMRLSQSIPFTPVPPRGEPVTVYRLEESSPNTINNSMSSWAQRGLCAKIEFLSKEEMGGGLRRALKVLCTWSEYDILKPGHLYIVKSFLPEVVQTWQSIYKEDTVLHLCLREIQQQRAAQKLTFAFNQIRPKTIPYSPRFLEVFLLYCHSAGQWFAIEECITGEFRKFNNNNGDEIVPTSLLEETMLAFSHWTYEYTRGELLVLDLQGVGEILTDPSVIKSGEKGSYDMIFGPANLGDDAIRNFRAKHHCNSCCRKLKLPDLKRNDYTPDKVTFPQEDPPNPGGSVKESRQSMRLML is encoded by the exons ACACAG GTGTGGCGAAGCATGTGGGAGACGCTCTCAAAGAACACTGTTCGAGATCATCAAAGAAAATTTGCACTATCGGGATCGCACCCTGGGGAGTCATCGAAAACAGGAACGATCTCATCGGCAGAGAC ATCATCGCTCCATATCAGACGCTGCTGAACCCTCTCAGCAAACTGAACGTTCTCAACAATCTGCACTCCCATTTCCTCCTGGTGGATGATGGGACGGTGGGCAGGTACGGTGCTGAGGTCAATCTGCGGCGGGACCTGGAGAAACACATCAACCTCCAAAGAATACATGCAC GAATCGGTCAGGGTGTTCCTGTCGTGGCCCTGATCTTTGAGGGGGGCCCCAATGTGATCCTGACTGTGCTGGAGTACCTTCAGGAAAGCCCTCCTGTCCCAGTGGTGGTGTGTGAGGGGACCGGCCGCGCTGCTGACATACTGGCCTACGTTCACAAGCAGACTGAGGAGGGAGG AGGCCTTCCTGATGGAGTGGAGACTGACATCATTGCAACCATCAAGAAAACCTTCAACTTCAGCCAGAGCGATGCCATCCAcctctttcagactctgatggaGTGCATGAAGAGCAAAGAACTG ATCACTGTGTTTCACATCAGCTCCGAGGAGCACCAGGACATTGACGTAGCCATTCTGAGGGCTTTGCTCAAAG GCACAAACGCGTCTCCCTTCGATCAGCTGGTCCTGACTCTGGCCTGGGACCGCGTAGACATTGCCAAgaatcatgtgtttgtgtacggacagcagctcctg GTGAGCTCTCTGGAGCAAGCGATGCTGGATGCCCTTGTGATGGACAGGGTGGACTTCGTCAAGCTGCTCATAGAAAACGGAGTGAGCATGCACCGTTTCCTGACAATCAGTCGGCTGGAGGAGCTCTACAACACG AAACAACCTACCAACAACCCAACTCTCCTCCACCTGGTTAGAGATGTTAAACAG AGTCATCTGCCTCCAAACTATAAGATCACTCTGATCGACATTGGCCTGGTTATTGAGTACCTGATGGGTGGGACTTACAGGTGCAACTACACCAGGAAACGCTTCCGAATCATTTACAAcaatctccatggcaacagtaGG AGGTCGGGGCGCCACACAGCAGGTCCTGGTTCTCATTTGAGGAAAAACCACGAGTCTTTCAGCATGCAGGCCGACAAGAAGGAGAAGACGAGGCACAACCACTTCATCAAAACTGCACAGCCGTACAAACCTAAG cTTGAGTCCACCACCGAGCAGAAcaaaaagaggagcaaagaagAGATCGTGGACATAGACGACCCAGAGACGAGGCGGTTTCCCTACCCTTTCAATGAGCTGCTGGTGTGGGCTGTGCtgatgaagaggcagaaaatgtcGCTGTTCTTCTGGCAGCATGGCGAGGAGAACATGGCAAAGGCACTCGTGGCCTGTAAGCTTTGCCGATCGATGGGCTACGAGGCCAAGAAGAGCGACGTGGTGGACGACACCTCAGAGGAGCTCAAGGAGTACTCAAA TGAGTTTGGGACGCTAGCGGTGGACCTTCTGGAGCAGTCGTTCAGGCAGGATGAGACCATGGCCATGAAGCTGCTGACCTACGAGCTGAAGAACTGGAGCAACTCCACCTGCTTGAAGTTGGCCGTCTCGTCCCACCTGCGGCCCTTCGTGGCTCACACCTGCACCCAGATGCTGCTATCAGACATGTGGATGGGGCGGCTGAACATGCGCAAGAACTCCTGGTACAAG GTGATTCTGAGTATTTTGGTGCCTCCTGCCATCCTTCTGTTGGAGTACAAGTCCAAGGCTGAGATGGCTCACATCCCGCAGAGTCAGGACGACCACCAGATGACCATGGAGGACAGCGAACACAACTTCCAGAACATAGCTGAAGACATCCAGATG GATGTGTTCAAGGAGGCCAGATCCCACGACCACGTGGAGACCAAGAATGACACGGAGACGCACGTTCGCTCCAGGAAGCTGCCCTTAACCAGGAAAATTTATGCCTTCTACCACGCTCCCATTGTCAAGTTCTGGTCCAACACG CTCTTCTACCTGGGCTTCTTGATGTTCTACTCGTATGTGGTCCTGGTGAAAATGCCTGACTGGCCTTCTCCTCAAGAGTGGGTGGTCATCCTCTACATATTCACCTCTGCCATTGAGAAAATTCGAGAG atgtTTATGTCTGAAGCCGGCAAAATAAGCCAGAAGGTGAAGGTGTGGTTCGGTGACTATTTCAATGTGTCTGACTTTCTGGCCATCGTGACCTTCTTTATTGGCTTTGGCCTGAGGTTGGGTGGAGGACCCGCCTTTGTCCCCGGGAGGACGGTGTATTGTCTAAATATCATCTTCTGGTATGTGCGACTCCTGGACATCCTAGCTGTCAATCAGCAAGCTGGACCGTACGTGATGATGATCGCGAAGATG GTGGCcaacatgttttatattgtggTAATAATGGCTATAGTCCTGCTGAGCTATGGCGTACCCAGGAAAGCCATTCTGTACCCAGATGAAGAGCCAAGCTGGACGCTAGCCAAAGATGTGGTTTTCCAGCCGTACTGGATGATGTACGGGGAAGTGTATGCTTATGAAATCGATG tgTGTGCCAATAACAGTGACACTGCGGTGAAGCACCTGTGTGCGGCGGGAGTGTGGCTGACTCCTCTCCTACAAGCAGTCTACCTCTTTGTACAGTATATACTAATGGTCAACCTCCTCATCGCCTTCTTCAA CAATGTGTATCTGCAAGTGAAGTCCATTTCTAATCTGGTGTGGAAGTACCAGCGTTACCACTTTATTATGGCGTACCATGAGAAGCCTGTCCTCCCACcccccttcatcctcctctgccATATCTACTCCCTCTTCTGTATGTgtagaaagaggaagaaggagaataCCTACGGACCAA agCTGTTTCTCACAGAGGAAGACCAAAAGAAGCTTCATGATTTTGAGGAGCAGTGTGTGGAGACATACTTTCACGAAAAGGATGATCAGTTTCACTCGGGCAGCGAGGAGCGCATTCGTCTTACCTCAGAAAG GGTTGAAACCATGTGTATGCAGCTAAAAGAGGTTGGGAACAAGGTCAACTTCATAAAACGCTCTTTGCACACACTGGACTCCCAAATTGGCCACCTGCAGGACCTCTCAgcactgactgtggacactcTGAAGACCCTCACTGCTCAGAGGGCGTCAGAGGCCAGTAAGGTCCACAATCAGATCACCCGGGAGCTGAGCCTGTCTAAGAACGTGGTCCCCAGCATTGCTCCTGTGGCGACAGACGCTGGCCCCCACTCCAAATCGTCCGTGATAGGAAAACGCAGTGTGGGAGCCTACTTTGGCTCCTCTTTTCCCCAGACAGGAGCCAACATGGCAGATTCTCTTTTTGGATTTGGTGTAGGGGGAGGGGCAGAAAGTAGCCGGAGAGTTGGGCCCAGCCCTGAAGCAGGACTGGAGCTGGACCCCAGCCTGAACCCAGCATTGAGTCCAGAGAGGAGGGGGTTGTTTGGGCTCGGGCACTTTGCTGCAGAGGCTGGCTCCTCAGGCAGTGCCGGCTCTAGTGCCTTTGTCCAAAGTGCTGTGGCTGTTTCCCCTCCAGAGCTGCGTCTCCGTGGCCACTCTCTCACCCAGAGTAAGCTGACCCGTCCACAGGAGCCGGGCCTTTCCGACTCCCCATCCAGCCTGCCCAATGTGCCCTCTCCTGGGGCTCAGTTCCACATCAGCAGCACCCCTTCCCAGCCCAGTGGCTCCAGCCACCCAGAACTCGCCCTAGCTCGGCTTTACCAGCAGCCCCTCCAGCCAGACAGCACCACTGTCGAGTTTGGGGCGTTTGTGG gacataaagacagTGTGGACCTCCAGCACTCCACACCCAAAGACACCTCCACCTCTAGCAGACAGCAAAGCCCAGCCACACCAACCAGaacgcag CCACAGGCTCAGCCTGAAAGTCACGGTCACATCAGAGCAGTCAACTCGTATGCTGGCTTCACTGAGTTTGACAGAAACCCAGCTTTTCTCCATCCTGACTCCA ctctgacaaaGAAGGACAGGAGCAGAGTGTCAGCGGAAGACATCCTCATCCATGAGGACCCCAGGACTGCAGTGCTG GAAAGAGTTCAGGTCAAATCAGCCCAGGCCAGCAGCCT acgAGCCCCTGGGGAGGATACACTGAATA CCGCAGTTTCTCTCTACACGCCGCGGCACACCCACCTGGGAGCCAGAAAGGACT ctATTGGCTCTCCCTTCAAGCCCATGGAAAGCTACCAATACTCAG CTGTGGAGCGCAACAACTTGATGAGGCTGTCCCAGAGCATCCCCTTCACCCCTGTGCCCCCCAGAG GGGAGCCAGTGACTGTGTACCGGCTGGAGGAGAGCTCCCCAAACACTATCAACAACAGCATGTCCTCCTGGGCCCAGCGGGGCCTCTGTGCCAAAATAGAGTTTCTCAGCAAGGAGGAGATGGGCGGAGGACTCAGGCGGGCCCTCAAGGTGCTCTGCACTTGGTCCGAGTACGACATCCTGAAACCAGGTCATCTGTATATAGTCAAATCCTTCCTTCCTGAGGTGGTCCAGACCTGGCAGAGCATCTACAAGGAGGACACTGTGCTGCACCTTTGTCTCAGG GAAATCCAACAACAACGAGCTGCTCAGAAACTAACATTTGCCTTCAACCAAATCAGGCCGAAGACGATTCCTTATTCACCGAG GTTTCTGGAGGTGTTTCTGCTCTACTGTCACTCTGCCGGACAGTGGTTTGCAATAGAAGAGTGCATTACTGGGGAGTTCAGGaagttcaacaacaacaacggaGATGAGATCGTCCCCACCAGCCTCCTGGAGGAAACCATGCTGGCCTTCAGCCACTGGACCTACGAGTACACCCGCGGAGAGCTGCTGGTCCTCGACCTGCAGG gtgtTGGGGAGATTCTGACAGATCCGTCAGTCATTAAGAGTGGTGAGAAGGG ATCCTATGATATGATATTTGGACCCGCCAACCTGGGGGATGATGCCATTAGGAACTTCAGAGCGAAACATCACTGCAACTCCTGCTGTCGGAAGCTCAAACTTCCCG ATCTGAAGCGGAATGACTACACACCAGACAAGGTGACATTCCCACAAGAAGACCCTCCCAACCCGGGGGGCAGCGTCAAAGAGTCCCGCCAATCAATGAGGCTGATGCTGTGA
- the bcl2l10 gene encoding bcl-2-like protein 10 — protein MCREQSDIAGRKMSCGLWKETLALAEDYLSLCCTSPRPASPPPSESAAAMRRLAQDMETQHQARFHSLAQTFLRQCGPDPCSSLRKVMEELVGDGHLNWGRVVSLFTFTGVLARQLQEQKSTNPGLDPGQGQELGQGPGNCRGLAETIADYLGEEKKDWLLENDGWEGFCKFSHSAREVSQDSSMKTALFAAAGVGLAGLTFLLVR, from the exons ATGTGCAGAGAGCAGTCTGATATCGCTGGGAGG AAAATGTCGTGTGGGCTGTGGAAAGAGACCTTAGCTCTGGCAGAGGACtacctgtctctgtgctgcacaagCCCCCGGCCAGCCTCTCCACCTCCCAGCGAGTCAGCCGCTGCCATGAGACGCCTGGCCCAGGACATGGAGACGCAGCACCAGGCTCGCTTCCACTCCCTTGCTCAGACATTCCTGAGACAGTGCGGGCCGGACCCCTGCTCCAGCCTCAGgaaggtgatggaggagctaGTGGGAGATGGACACTTGAACTGGGGGAGGGTTGTTTCCCTTTTCACCTTTACTGGGGTGCTGGCCAGACAACTGCAGGAGCAGAAGAGCACAAACCCGGGGCTGGACCCTGGGCAGGGCCAGGAACTGGGACAGGGGCCTGGAAACTGCAGGGGACTGGCAGAGACCATAGCTGATTACctgggagaggagaagaaagactgGCTGCTGGAGAATGACGGATGG GAGGGGTTCTGTAAGTTCTCCCACAGCGCCAGAGAGGTGAGTCAGGACTCGTCCATGAAGACAGCGCTGTTTGCGGCTGCTGGTGTGGGACTCGCTGGACTCACCTTCCTCCTGGTGCGCTAG